The Dasypus novemcinctus isolate mDasNov1 chromosome 12, mDasNov1.1.hap2, whole genome shotgun sequence genome includes a window with the following:
- the FMNL3 gene encoding formin-like protein 3 isoform X11: protein MYSTLPGRRALKNSRLVSQKDDVHVCILCLRAIMNYQYGFNLVMSHPHAVNEIALSLNNKNPRTKALVLELLAAVCLVRGGHEIILAAFDNFKEVCKELHRFEKLMEYFRNEDSNIDFMVACMQFINIVVHSVEDMNFRVHLQYEFTKLGLEEFLQKSRHTESEKLLVQIQAYLDNVFDVGGLLEDAETKNVALEKVEELEEHVSHLTEKLLDLENENMMRVADLEKQLLQREKELESIKETYENTSHQVHTLRRLIKEKEEAFQRRCHLEPSARGLESVSGEALARVGPGELTEAMLPSDLDLLAPAPPPEVALPLPPPPAPPLPPPPPPLPDKCPPAPPLPGASPSVVLTVGLSAIRIKKPIKTKFRLPVFNWTALKPNQISGTVFSELDDEKILEDLDLDKFEELFKTKAQGPALDLICSKNKTAQKAASKVTLLEANRAKNLAITLRKAGRSAEEICRAIHTFDLQTLPVDFVECLMRFLPTEAEVKLLRQYERERQPVEELAAEDRFMLLFSKVERLTQRMAGMAFLGNFQDNLQMLTPQLNAIIAASASVKSSQKLKQMLEIILALGNYMNSSKRGAVYGFKLQSLDLLLDTKSTDRKMTLLHFIALTVKEKYPDLANFWHELHFVEKAAAVSLENVLLDVKELGRGMELIRRECSLHDNSVLRNFLSTNEGKLDKLQRDAKTAEEAYNAVVRYFGESPKTTPPSVFFPVFVRFIRSYKEAEQENEARKKQEEVMREKQLAQEAKKLDAKTPSQRNKWQQQELIAELRRRQAKEHRPVYEGKDGTIEDIITGLQCPPTVALHQARSAAPPSGPPRAPGPH from the exons GACCAAAGCCCTGGTCTTGGAGCTCCTGGCAGCCGTGTGCTTGGTGCGGGGAGGTCACGAAATCATTCTTGCCGCCTTTGACAACTTCAAAGAG GTATGCAAGGAACTGCACCGTTTCGAGAAGCTGATGGAGTATTTCCGGAATGAGGACAGCAACATCGACTTCATG GTGGCCTGCATGCAGTTCATCAACATCGTGGTGCACTCCGTGGAGGATATGAACTTCCGGGTCCACCTGCAGTATGAGTTTACCAAGCTGGGGCTGGAGGAATTCCTGCAG AAGTCAAGACACACAGAGAGCGAGAAGTTGCTGGTGCAGATCCAGGCGTACCTGGACAATGTGTTTGACGTGGGGGGCTTGTTGGAGGATGCCGAGACCAAGAACGTGGCGCTGGAGAAGgtggaggagctggaggagcaTGTGTCCCAT CTCACAGAGAAGCTTCTGGACCTAGAGAATGAGAACATGATGCGGGTGGCAGATCTGGAGAAGCAGTTGCTACAGCGGGAGAAGGAGCTAGAGAGCATCAAG GAGACATATGAGAATACGAGCCACCAGGTGCACACCCTGCGGAGGCTcataaaagagaaggaagaggcctTTCAGCGCCGATGCCACTTGGAGCCAAGCGCCCGGGGCCTGGAGTCAGTGAGTGGTGAGGCTCTGGCCAGGGTAGGCCCTGGAGAGCTGACTGAGGCCATGCTACCCTCCGACCTGGACCTCCTGGCTCCGGCCCCGCCTCCCGAGGTGGCCCTACCTCTGCCTCCACCACCGGCTCCTCCCTTGCCTCCGCCACCCCCTCCTTTGCCAG ACAAGtgtcccccagccccacctctcccTGGTGCTTCTCCCTCCGTGGTGTTGACAGTGGGCCTGTCAG CCATTCGCATCAAGAAGCCTATCAAGACCAAGTTCCGGCTGCCTGTCTTCAACTGGACAGCACTGAAACCCAACCAGATCAGTGGCACTGTCTTCAGTGAACTCGATGATGAGAAGATCTTGGAG GACCTGGACTTGGACAAATTTGAAGAACTGTTCAAGACAAAAGCCCAGGGCCCTGCCCTTGACCTCATCTGCTCCAAAAACAAGACAGCACAAAAGGCTGCCAGCAAGGTGACCCTGTTGGAAGCCAATCGTGCCAAGAACCTGGCCATCACCCTACGCAAGGCTGGCCGCTCAGCCGAGGAGATCTGCAGGGCCATCCACAC GTTTGACCTGCAGACTCTACCTGTGGACTTCGTGGAGTGCCTGATGCGCTTCCTGCCCACAGAGGCCGAGGTGAAGCTGCTGCGGCAGTACGAGCGGGAGCGGCAGCCCGTGGAGGAGCTGGCGGCTGAGGACCGCTTCATGCTGCTCTTCAGCAAGGTGGAGCGGCTGACCCAGCGCATGGCTGGCATGGCCTTCCTGGGCAACTTCCAGGACAACCTGCAGATGCTCACGCCG CAACTCAATGCCATCATTGCAGCCTCCGCCTCCGTCAAGTCCTCGCAGAAGCTGAAGCAGATGTTGGAG ATCATCCTTGCGCTGGGGAACTACATGAACAGCAGCAAGAGGGGAGCTGTATACGGCTTCAAGCTCCAGAGCCTGGATCTG CTGCTGGACACCAAGTCCACTGACCGGAAGATGACCTTGCTGCATTTCATTGCCTTGACGGTGAAGGAGAAATACCCAGACCTGGCTAATTTCTGGCACGAGTTGCACTTTGTGGAGAAGGCTGCAGCAG TTTCCCTGGAGAACGTGCTGCTAGATGTCAAGGAGCTGGGCCGGGGCATGGAGCTTATTCGGCGAGAGTGCAGCCTACACGACAACAGCGTCCTTCGCAACTTCCTCAGCACCAATGAAGGCAAACTGGACAAGCTCCAGCGAGACGCCAAGACGGCGGAG GAGGCCTACAATGCAGTCGTGCGCTACTTTGGTGAGAGCCCCAAGACCACGCCTCCTTCTGTGTTCTTCCCAGTGTTTGTCCGGTTCATTCGTTCTTACAAG GAAGCTGAACAAGAAAACGAAGCCCGCAAGAAGCAGGAGGAGGTAATGCGGGAGAAGCAGCTGGCTCAGGAAGCCAAGAAACTGGATGCCAAG ACCCCATCCCAGCGGAACAAGTGGCAGCAGCAGGAGCTCATCGCAGAGCTGAGGCGGCGCCAGGCCAAGGAGCACCGGCCCGTTTACGAGGGGAAGGACGGCACCATCGAGGACATCATCACAG GCCTCCAGTGCCCGCCCACTGTTGCTCTCCACCAGGCCAGGAGTGCTGCACCACCCAGTGGCCCCCCTCGGGCTCCGGGCCCCCACTGA
- the FMNL3 gene encoding formin-like protein 3 isoform X12: MYSTLPGRRALKNSRLVSQKDDVHVCILCLRAIMNYQYGFNLVMSHPHAVNEIALSLNNKNPRTKALVLELLAAVCLVRGGHEIILAAFDNFKEVCKELHRFEKLMEYFRNEDSNIDFMVACMQFINIVVHSVEDMNFRVHLQYEFTKLGLEEFLQSRHTESEKLLVQIQAYLDNVFDVGGLLEDAETKNVALEKVEELEEHVSHLTEKLLDLENENMMRVADLEKQLLQREKELESIKETYENTSHQVHTLRRLIKEKEEAFQRRCHLEPSARGLESVSGEALARVGPGELTEAMLPSDLDLLAPAPPPEVALPLPPPPAPPLPPPPPPLPDKCPPAPPLPGASPSVVLTVGLSAIRIKKPIKTKFRLPVFNWTALKPNQISGTVFSELDDEKILEDLDLDKFEELFKTKAQGPALDLICSKNKTAQKAASKVTLLEANRAKNLAITLRKAGRSAEEICRAIHTFDLQTLPVDFVECLMRFLPTEAEVKLLRQYERERQPVEELAAEDRFMLLFSKVERLTQRMAGMAFLGNFQDNLQMLTPQLNAIIAASASVKSSQKLKQMLEIILALGNYMNSSKRGAVYGFKLQSLDLLLDTKSTDRKMTLLHFIALTVKEKYPDLANFWHELHFVEKAAAVSLENVLLDVKELGRGMELIRRECSLHDNSVLRNFLSTNEGKLDKLQRDAKTAEEAYNAVVRYFGESPKTTPPSVFFPVFVRFIRSYKEAEQENEARKKQEEVMREKQLAQEAKKLDAKTPSQRNKWQQQELIAELRRRQAKEHRPVYEGKDGTIEDIITVLKSVPFTARTAKRGSRFFCDAAHHDESNC; this comes from the exons GACCAAAGCCCTGGTCTTGGAGCTCCTGGCAGCCGTGTGCTTGGTGCGGGGAGGTCACGAAATCATTCTTGCCGCCTTTGACAACTTCAAAGAG GTATGCAAGGAACTGCACCGTTTCGAGAAGCTGATGGAGTATTTCCGGAATGAGGACAGCAACATCGACTTCATG GTGGCCTGCATGCAGTTCATCAACATCGTGGTGCACTCCGTGGAGGATATGAACTTCCGGGTCCACCTGCAGTATGAGTTTACCAAGCTGGGGCTGGAGGAATTCCTGCAG TCAAGACACACAGAGAGCGAGAAGTTGCTGGTGCAGATCCAGGCGTACCTGGACAATGTGTTTGACGTGGGGGGCTTGTTGGAGGATGCCGAGACCAAGAACGTGGCGCTGGAGAAGgtggaggagctggaggagcaTGTGTCCCAT CTCACAGAGAAGCTTCTGGACCTAGAGAATGAGAACATGATGCGGGTGGCAGATCTGGAGAAGCAGTTGCTACAGCGGGAGAAGGAGCTAGAGAGCATCAAG GAGACATATGAGAATACGAGCCACCAGGTGCACACCCTGCGGAGGCTcataaaagagaaggaagaggcctTTCAGCGCCGATGCCACTTGGAGCCAAGCGCCCGGGGCCTGGAGTCAGTGAGTGGTGAGGCTCTGGCCAGGGTAGGCCCTGGAGAGCTGACTGAGGCCATGCTACCCTCCGACCTGGACCTCCTGGCTCCGGCCCCGCCTCCCGAGGTGGCCCTACCTCTGCCTCCACCACCGGCTCCTCCCTTGCCTCCGCCACCCCCTCCTTTGCCAG ACAAGtgtcccccagccccacctctcccTGGTGCTTCTCCCTCCGTGGTGTTGACAGTGGGCCTGTCAG CCATTCGCATCAAGAAGCCTATCAAGACCAAGTTCCGGCTGCCTGTCTTCAACTGGACAGCACTGAAACCCAACCAGATCAGTGGCACTGTCTTCAGTGAACTCGATGATGAGAAGATCTTGGAG GACCTGGACTTGGACAAATTTGAAGAACTGTTCAAGACAAAAGCCCAGGGCCCTGCCCTTGACCTCATCTGCTCCAAAAACAAGACAGCACAAAAGGCTGCCAGCAAGGTGACCCTGTTGGAAGCCAATCGTGCCAAGAACCTGGCCATCACCCTACGCAAGGCTGGCCGCTCAGCCGAGGAGATCTGCAGGGCCATCCACAC GTTTGACCTGCAGACTCTACCTGTGGACTTCGTGGAGTGCCTGATGCGCTTCCTGCCCACAGAGGCCGAGGTGAAGCTGCTGCGGCAGTACGAGCGGGAGCGGCAGCCCGTGGAGGAGCTGGCGGCTGAGGACCGCTTCATGCTGCTCTTCAGCAAGGTGGAGCGGCTGACCCAGCGCATGGCTGGCATGGCCTTCCTGGGCAACTTCCAGGACAACCTGCAGATGCTCACGCCG CAACTCAATGCCATCATTGCAGCCTCCGCCTCCGTCAAGTCCTCGCAGAAGCTGAAGCAGATGTTGGAG ATCATCCTTGCGCTGGGGAACTACATGAACAGCAGCAAGAGGGGAGCTGTATACGGCTTCAAGCTCCAGAGCCTGGATCTG CTGCTGGACACCAAGTCCACTGACCGGAAGATGACCTTGCTGCATTTCATTGCCTTGACGGTGAAGGAGAAATACCCAGACCTGGCTAATTTCTGGCACGAGTTGCACTTTGTGGAGAAGGCTGCAGCAG TTTCCCTGGAGAACGTGCTGCTAGATGTCAAGGAGCTGGGCCGGGGCATGGAGCTTATTCGGCGAGAGTGCAGCCTACACGACAACAGCGTCCTTCGCAACTTCCTCAGCACCAATGAAGGCAAACTGGACAAGCTCCAGCGAGACGCCAAGACGGCGGAG GAGGCCTACAATGCAGTCGTGCGCTACTTTGGTGAGAGCCCCAAGACCACGCCTCCTTCTGTGTTCTTCCCAGTGTTTGTCCGGTTCATTCGTTCTTACAAG GAAGCTGAACAAGAAAACGAAGCCCGCAAGAAGCAGGAGGAGGTAATGCGGGAGAAGCAGCTGGCTCAGGAAGCCAAGAAACTGGATGCCAAG ACCCCATCCCAGCGGAACAAGTGGCAGCAGCAGGAGCTCATCGCAGAGCTGAGGCGGCGCCAGGCCAAGGAGCACCGGCCCGTTTACGAGGGGAAGGACGGCACCATCGAGGACATCATCACAG TGCTGAAGAGTGTCCCCTTCACGGCCCGTACCGCCAAGCGGGGCTCACGCTTCTTCTGCGATGCAGCCCACCATGATGAATCAAACTGTTAA